A stretch of Deltaproteobacteria bacterium DNA encodes these proteins:
- a CDS encoding chloride channel protein: protein MKLYTKKNHDRVKAKIAEESVIFISILKWFVLSTAIGVIVGVATAFFLKILEWATLQTHVSPYYFLFLPIAFFLSALMIKYLAPGAEGHGTEKVIEAVHKQSGKINPMVVPIKLITTVITLAFGGSAGKEGPCAQIGAGLASIFASLFRFDDLDRKKLVICGISAGFASVFGTPIAGAIFGVEVLMVGNVLYEVLFPCFIAGVTSYQVSSAIGITYYYHPMHLIPVFKELFFIKVALAGIFFGIVSFVLIELLKLGKKLSDRLKIWPPFKGILGGLLLAGLALAISDRYLGLGLSSIEDTLQGLNMVWYAFILKIIFTSITLNFGGSGGIVTPIFFIGVTAGNLFAQIWGLDIATFSAIGMVALLAGAANTPIAASIMAVELFGPQIAPYAAVACVISFLMTGHRSVYPSQILSVTKSPSFELEIGDDIDSTHVHFKPRKKSLIGAFLLAFESLKSRKNRKMREH, encoded by the coding sequence ATGAAATTATACACTAAAAAAAATCACGACCGGGTTAAGGCAAAAATTGCCGAGGAATCGGTTATTTTTATCAGTATCTTAAAGTGGTTTGTCCTGTCCACGGCCATCGGGGTGATCGTTGGTGTGGCCACCGCCTTCTTTTTAAAGATTTTGGAATGGGCAACCCTCCAGACCCATGTTTCTCCTTATTATTTTCTTTTCCTGCCCATCGCCTTTTTTTTGAGTGCCCTAATGATTAAATATCTGGCCCCGGGGGCGGAAGGGCACGGGACCGAAAAGGTTATTGAAGCCGTCCACAAACAATCCGGAAAGATCAACCCGATGGTTGTTCCCATTAAATTGATCACCACGGTCATCACCCTGGCTTTCGGAGGGTCGGCAGGAAAAGAAGGCCCCTGTGCCCAGATAGGCGCCGGCCTGGCCTCCATCTTTGCTTCCCTTTTTCGATTTGATGACTTGGACCGGAAAAAGCTGGTCATCTGCGGGATCAGTGCCGGTTTTGCCAGTGTCTTCGGGACTCCTATCGCCGGGGCCATCTTCGGGGTAGAGGTGCTTATGGTAGGGAACGTCCTCTACGAAGTCCTTTTTCCTTGTTTTATTGCCGGAGTCACCTCTTATCAGGTTTCATCGGCCATTGGGATTACCTACTATTATCATCCCATGCACCTGATCCCGGTTTTTAAAGAATTGTTTTTCATTAAGGTCGCCTTGGCCGGTATTTTTTTCGGAATCGTTTCCTTTGTCTTGATTGAATTATTAAAGTTGGGGAAAAAGCTGTCCGATCGCTTAAAAATCTGGCCTCCTTTTAAAGGGATATTAGGAGGTCTTCTTTTAGCTGGTCTGGCCCTGGCCATTTCAGACCGATATTTGGGCTTGGGATTGTCCTCCATAGAAGACACCTTGCAAGGTCTAAATATGGTCTGGTATGCTTTTATCTTGAAAATCATCTTCACCAGCATCACCCTTAATTTTGGAGGTAGTGGCGGGATTGTTACCCCCATTTTTTTCATCGGAGTAACGGCCGGAAACCTTTTTGCCCAAATTTGGGGCTTGGATATAGCCACCTTCTCAGCCATCGGCATGGTGGCTTTGTTGGCCGGGGCGGCCAACACCCCTATTGCCGCCAGCATCATGGCCGTGGAACTCTTCGGTCCCCAAATTGCCCCCTATGCAGCCGTGGCCTGCGTCATCAGCTTCCTGATGACCGGACACCGCAGCGTTTATCCCTCCCAGATTTTGTCGGTTACCAAGTCGCCTTCTTTTGAGTTGGAAATCGGCGACGATATCGATAGCACCCATGTCCACTTTAAACCCAGAAAGAAAAGTCTGATAGGGGCTTTTCTGCTGGCCTTTGAATCCCTGAAAAGCAGAAAAAATAGAAAAATGCGAGAACACTAA
- a CDS encoding selenoprotein B glycine/betaine/sarcosine/D-proline reductase: MARLDRMPEPMRSHLAKLPCPSFKNQPWVSGQPLAHRRVSLISTAGLQRRGDRPFEGMSGDYRVIPGDTKAKDLVMTHISTNFDRTGFQRDWNVVFPLDRLRELAIEGIIESVAAYHYSFMGATDPAEMEPAARNLVRLLKGDRVDAVLLVPV, from the coding sequence ATGGCTCGACTCGACCGAATGCCGGAGCCTATGCGATCTCACCTGGCCAAACTTCCTTGTCCTTCCTTTAAAAACCAACCGTGGGTCTCGGGACAACCTCTTGCACACAGGCGAGTTTCCCTGATTTCAACCGCAGGACTCCAGCGGCGAGGAGATCGACCATTTGAGGGGATGAGCGGAGACTACCGGGTAATCCCAGGGGATACCAAAGCAAAAGACTTAGTGATGACGCATATCTCCACCAACTTTGACCGTACCGGCTTCCAGCGAGACTGGAACGTCGTTTTTCCTCTGGACCGGCTACGGGAACTCGCCATTGAAGGCATCATCGAAAGTGTGGCCGCCTATCACTACTCTTTCATGGGTGCTACCGACCCGGCTGAAATGGAACCGGCAGCCCGGAATCTGGTCAGGCTCTTGAAAGGGGACCGGGTGGATGCGGTCCTCTTGGTACCGGTATGA
- a CDS encoding rhodanese-like domain-containing protein, giving the protein MVRKIMVCLVTAFMVLGTWIVMAVALEIPRMNKEELKSMLGNPDVVVIDVRTFFDRKMSTNQIKGAVREDPNPTKVKSWAKKYSKGKTIVLYCA; this is encoded by the coding sequence ATGGTAAGGAAGATTATGGTTTGTCTGGTGACGGCCTTTATGGTGTTGGGGACCTGGATCGTTATGGCTGTTGCCCTGGAGATTCCCCGAATGAACAAAGAAGAACTCAAATCAATGCTTGGGAATCCGGATGTGGTGGTTATTGATGTCCGGACCTTCTTTGACCGGAAAATGAGTACTAATCAAATCAAAGGGGCGGTTCGAGAAGATCCCAATCCAACCAAGGTCAAATCCTGGGCCAAGAAGTATTCCAAGGGAAAAACCATTGTTCTCTATTGTGCCTGA
- a CDS encoding cytochrome b N-terminal domain-containing protein: MNFLKHLHPPMIRVTTLQPITTLGLGIICLSCFILLVVTGITLLLYYVPYQDVAYDRILHIMTTLRYGGVVRNLHYLAANVLLIAGFLHLSRVFFTGGYRGRYLNWVYGLGLLTLILASNYTGYLLPWDQTSYWAIKVGSNLASYFPVIGPSIRGFLLGGQEIGTDTLSRSFALHVAFLPSLWILFIALHLWRIRKAGGLAALKEPDPERIASSPILFKAELAVGLLTLSFLLALALFIEAPLSGRADPLRPPNPAKAPWYFVGIQEMVSHSALFGGIIVPLVIGLFLVFCPSLDHSNQPGGRWFVKERLILNLVFAFIFLSQLLAIVVGYWFRGNNWLFRVPW; the protein is encoded by the coding sequence ATGAATTTTCTGAAACACCTCCATCCGCCGATGATTCGGGTAACGACCCTGCAACCCATCACGACTCTCGGTCTGGGTATCATCTGCCTATCCTGCTTTATTTTGCTTGTTGTGACCGGGATTACACTCCTCCTCTATTACGTTCCCTATCAGGATGTGGCCTATGACAGGATACTGCACATCATGACTACTCTGCGTTATGGCGGAGTGGTGCGCAATCTTCATTATTTGGCGGCTAATGTCCTGCTGATCGCAGGTTTCCTGCACCTTTCAAGGGTTTTTTTCACCGGGGGCTATCGGGGACGTTATCTGAACTGGGTCTATGGGCTGGGCCTGTTGACTCTGATCCTGGCGAGCAATTATACGGGCTACCTCTTGCCCTGGGACCAGACGTCCTATTGGGCGATCAAAGTAGGTTCAAATCTTGCCTCCTACTTCCCTGTCATCGGCCCCTCAATTCGAGGGTTTCTCCTGGGCGGCCAGGAAATCGGGACCGACACCCTGAGCCGGTCCTTTGCCTTGCATGTCGCCTTCCTGCCTTCCCTGTGGATACTCTTTATTGCTTTGCATCTCTGGCGTATCAGAAAAGCCGGGGGCTTGGCAGCCCTCAAGGAGCCGGACCCTGAGAGAATAGCTTCTTCGCCGATACTCTTTAAAGCGGAATTGGCTGTCGGCCTTCTGACCCTTTCCTTTCTACTCGCCCTGGCGCTTTTCATTGAAGCCCCCCTGTCGGGCAGGGCCGATCCTCTGCGTCCGCCCAATCCGGCCAAGGCGCCCTGGTATTTTGTGGGCATCCAGGAAATGGTCAGTCACTCAGCCTTGTTCGGCGGCATAATTGTGCCGTTAGTCATCGGCCTCTTTTTAGTCTTCTGCCCTTCACTGGATCACTCAAACCAGCCGGGCGGCCGATGGTTCGTGAAGGAACGGCTGATCCTTAACCTGGTTTTCGCTTTTATTTTTTTAAGCCAATTACTGGCGATCGTTGTCGGTTATTGGTTTCGTGGGAATAATTGGCTTTTTAGGGTTCCCTGGTAA
- a CDS encoding c-type cytochrome, with product MSIRRLESLINVILMAAVVLTLGLFILWSYKGWEEQSGRYYRYGKTGSHHIANITVNLGGIPKQEHCRTCHPEGRAAVRIDSSLPGRNHPNIAPHSMVDLGCTACHLGEGMAADLKISHGRTDNESRKVLAGEDLQASCYQCHELKPLPGADKAWQGFRLFSENACDTCHTSSGVKGASYGPDLSDAGSFLGLMQIRTAIENPTANLENSIMPKFSLAPEEVKALSYFLKSRLKEPYYETPMLRLLKKREQERLEKKRPIKGLPTGKALLKEKKCLACHKFRESEGQIGPDLSFMAFMRPGGYIRNFLHSPGIEVPGAIMPRISMDQREEEGLLFVLQLKERNHFHGGNPKKAYMMLCQRCHAARGDGFGLIEPNLATFPRAFRNNAMFFKSIPDTRITESITRGIPGTSMPPYGGLLGQEIIHSLADLLFKVFIRTERRIKMINTPPPRPTTLPLHEENLSTFRKNCSLCHGFQGKGKGPAYLKYLPRPRDLTNYPYFKSLTDERIATAVTYGIPGTEMQPFVDNLRPDSIWGLVSLIRKFSSRQGNDDDTR from the coding sequence ATGTCGATAAGACGTTTAGAATCGTTGATAAACGTTATCCTCATGGCCGCTGTTGTTTTGACCCTGGGGCTTTTTATCCTTTGGAGCTACAAGGGATGGGAGGAGCAGTCCGGTCGTTATTACCGTTATGGAAAGACTGGTTCACACCACATTGCCAACATAACCGTCAACCTCGGTGGAATACCGAAGCAAGAGCACTGCCGGACGTGTCATCCCGAGGGAAGGGCCGCAGTCCGGATAGATTCCTCTCTCCCAGGGCGCAACCATCCGAATATCGCTCCCCATTCGATGGTTGACCTGGGATGCACGGCCTGCCATTTGGGCGAAGGGATGGCTGCCGATCTCAAGATATCCCATGGCCGGACGGATAACGAATCCCGAAAAGTCTTGGCCGGGGAAGACCTGCAAGCCAGTTGTTATCAATGCCATGAATTGAAACCACTGCCTGGAGCGGATAAAGCCTGGCAAGGGTTTCGTTTGTTTTCCGAAAATGCCTGTGATACCTGCCACACCAGCAGCGGTGTAAAGGGCGCCAGCTATGGCCCGGATCTTAGTGATGCCGGTTCTTTCCTTGGGTTGATGCAAATCAGGACGGCTATCGAGAATCCCACGGCAAATCTTGAGAACTCCATCATGCCGAAATTCAGCCTTGCGCCGGAAGAAGTGAAGGCCCTCTCTTATTTCCTGAAAAGCCGGTTAAAAGAGCCTTACTACGAAACCCCGATGTTACGCCTGTTGAAGAAAAGGGAGCAGGAAAGGCTGGAGAAAAAGAGGCCAATCAAAGGCCTTCCGACAGGAAAGGCCTTATTAAAGGAAAAGAAATGCCTGGCCTGCCACAAGTTCAGGGAATCCGAAGGCCAGATCGGACCGGACCTTTCCTTTATGGCCTTTATGCGGCCGGGAGGTTATATCCGGAATTTCCTGCACAGCCCTGGAATCGAAGTCCCCGGGGCCATCATGCCGCGAATTTCAATGGACCAAAGAGAGGAAGAGGGACTCCTCTTCGTCCTTCAATTGAAAGAAAGGAATCATTTTCATGGGGGGAATCCCAAAAAGGCTTATATGATGCTCTGCCAAAGGTGCCATGCCGCCCGCGGTGATGGGTTTGGTCTCATTGAGCCGAACCTGGCCACCTTTCCCCGGGCATTCCGTAACAACGCCATGTTTTTCAAGTCTATTCCGGATACCAGAATTACGGAAAGCATAACCAGGGGTATTCCGGGCACCTCAATGCCGCCCTATGGGGGGTTGTTGGGACAGGAGATCATCCATTCGCTGGCAGACCTTCTCTTTAAGGTATTCATCAGAACGGAAAGAAGGATTAAGATGATAAATACACCTCCGCCCAGACCAACCACCTTGCCGCTGCATGAAGAGAACCTCTCTACATTTAGAAAAAATTGCTCGCTCTGCCATGGTTTTCAAGGTAAGGGGAAGGGACCGGCCTATCTGAAATACCTGCCCAGACCGAGAGACCTCACCAATTATCCATATTTTAAATCACTCACCGATGAGCGGATTGCAACCGCCGTAACTTACGGGATTCCAGGAACCGAAATGCAGCCCTTTGTTGACAATCTCCGACCGGATTCAATCTGGGGACTGGTCAGTCTGATTCGAAAATTTTCCAGTAGGCAAGGAAACGATGACGACACGCGTTAG
- a CDS encoding YihY/virulence factor BrkB family protein produces the protein MLREKENWLHVKGINKKRPEVKLIFKSFLDFFRDGGPLLAGSVAYFFLMSFVPFGLLLISLLGYFLGENGEFFEFFSARLLRFFPAATSEISKQLTALVVYKRVGIFTFIIYAYFSYQFYMTLESAVRNIFKQKEKRPFFISVFFSIFIITLIAVLIVVSFAATSAIQMLHSFLEVFPVLGIGKLTVFFIKFVMPVFVIFIVASFLYKFLPGKKVSLRHAFRGAFFTSVFLEIARHLFTLYVITAAAQYGAIYGSLSTFVIFLLWVFYSACIFLIGAEIVCNLSSARLEKKSPTSGRSRV, from the coding sequence GTGTTGCGAGAAAAAGAGAACTGGTTACACGTTAAGGGCATAAATAAGAAACGGCCGGAAGTGAAACTGATCTTCAAGAGCTTCCTCGATTTTTTTAGAGACGGCGGTCCTCTTCTCGCAGGCTCAGTCGCTTATTTTTTTCTTATGTCTTTTGTCCCCTTCGGTCTTCTTCTTATCTCCCTCCTGGGATATTTTTTGGGGGAAAACGGAGAATTCTTCGAGTTCTTTTCCGCAAGGCTGCTGCGATTCTTTCCTGCCGCCACATCAGAGATCTCAAAACAATTGACAGCACTTGTCGTGTACAAACGGGTCGGCATTTTCACCTTTATCATTTATGCCTACTTTTCGTATCAGTTTTATATGACTCTGGAATCGGCAGTCCGCAATATTTTCAAGCAAAAGGAGAAACGCCCTTTTTTTATTTCGGTATTCTTCTCCATTTTCATCATAACCCTGATCGCTGTGCTGATCGTCGTTTCCTTCGCCGCTACCTCTGCCATACAGATGCTTCATTCCTTTTTGGAGGTCTTTCCTGTCCTTGGGATCGGCAAGCTGACAGTATTTTTCATTAAGTTCGTCATGCCGGTTTTTGTCATCTTCATCGTGGCTTCCTTTCTGTATAAGTTTTTACCAGGGAAGAAGGTTTCATTGCGACATGCTTTCCGGGGGGCCTTTTTCACCTCGGTTTTCCTCGAAATTGCCAGGCACCTCTTCACCCTTTACGTCATCACGGCTGCGGCCCAGTACGGCGCCATCTACGGATCGCTTTCGACCTTCGTCATTTTCCTGCTATGGGTTTTTTACTCTGCCTGCATATTCCTCATCGGAGCCGAGATAGTCTGTAACCTCTCCTCTGCCCGGTTAGAAAAAAAGTCACCGACTTCCGGCAGAAGCAGGGTTTAA
- a CDS encoding ubiquinol-cytochrome c reductase iron-sulfur subunit, with protein MTTRVSRREFLFNWLVMAGLGAVGTAFAWIFGNVWTAASRFSSSSWVQISPMDRFAPDSLTPFPEHKIAIVRSSRKIGAISLECTHLGCLLNVIDQGFFCPCHGSEFGSRGQVYSGPATDPLPWHEVTERDGRLWVHIGEKLTRPSWLEIERSVLDRTPGDEAGRKG; from the coding sequence ATGACGACACGCGTTAGCCGACGGGAATTTCTATTCAACTGGCTGGTCATGGCCGGCCTGGGGGCCGTAGGGACGGCCTTCGCCTGGATTTTCGGCAATGTCTGGACAGCCGCCTCCCGATTCTCTTCAAGCAGTTGGGTTCAGATCTCCCCGATGGACCGCTTTGCGCCCGATTCGTTGACCCCTTTCCCGGAGCACAAGATCGCCATCGTCAGATCTTCTCGGAAAATCGGGGCCATCAGCCTGGAATGTACCCATTTGGGCTGTCTTCTCAATGTGATCGACCAGGGATTCTTTTGTCCCTGCCATGGCAGCGAATTCGGCTCCCGGGGCCAGGTCTATTCAGGTCCGGCCACAGACCCGCTTCCCTGGCACGAAGTAACTGAGCGGGATGGCAGACTATGGGTGCATATCGGAGAAAAATTGACGAGACCGAGTTGGCTTGAAATAGAAAGATCGGTCCTTGATCGAACCCCGGGGGATGAGGCGGGAAGGAAAGGTTGA
- a CDS encoding MarR family transcriptional regulator — protein sequence MDQSELIAETIDNLRRVFQAIQEYSKKVEHTTGLTSPQLWAIKVLAETAPMMVSELARRMYLHPATVVGILTRLESHDLIKKTRSKEDRRVVWVELTVKGKDLVAAAPEVAQGLLVVGLEKTPLSGLKEINKGLKRLVSILGADGTLPRLILSQEVSLPLKRKKGATPIKIKPLR from the coding sequence ATGGACCAATCAGAATTAATAGCCGAAACCATTGATAATTTAAGAAGGGTCTTTCAGGCTATTCAGGAATATTCCAAAAAGGTCGAGCATACCACCGGGCTTACCAGTCCCCAACTTTGGGCCATCAAGGTCCTGGCCGAAACCGCTCCGATGATGGTTTCCGAATTGGCCCGTCGGATGTATCTTCACCCGGCTACCGTAGTCGGAATCCTGACCCGCCTGGAGTCTCACGACCTGATAAAAAAGACCAGGTCAAAGGAGGACCGTCGGGTTGTCTGGGTGGAATTGACCGTCAAAGGTAAGGATCTGGTCGCTGCCGCCCCAGAAGTGGCTCAGGGTTTACTGGTTGTGGGGTTGGAAAAAACGCCGCTAAGCGGGCTAAAGGAAATTAACAAAGGTTTGAAACGGTTGGTTTCGATTTTGGGCGCCGATGGTACTCTCCCACGTCTTATTCTGTCTCAGGAAGTAAGCCTCCCTCTCAAACGAAAAAAAGGAGCTACGCCAATAAAGATCAAACCTTTACGGTAA